One Candidatus Planktophila limnetica DNA segment encodes these proteins:
- a CDS encoding sensor histidine kinase, with translation MARLEDLVHGRSPLTGQHIHRIQELVADWQLLADLSFADLVLWVPLRKDFKSWPTGYVAVAHIRPTTAATIFSHDVIGDEIEWGSKPLIDQALSHGEIIRDSEPELDGEIMIKVETVPVIFESQVIAVISRHRSAESMRTPSRLELNYREIAHKLYAMVCEATFPYPGAHEYLDPAPRVGDGLIRLDVNGVTSFASPNARSAYNRLGWDNDLEGFNLGEISEKLNKNNHDADDHGLRSRLSGKNLQRAECENDGGTIDLIVLPLLAKGDRIGAIVLIQNVTELRRRERVIVTKDVTIKEIHHRVKNNLQTVSALLRLQARRIEDPSASAALDEAVRRIASIALVHETLSTSSEASVAFDQVLDSLITHALDLSPRMSELKITRTGEISSLDPRIATPLALVITELIHNALEHGLATKGSGLHITINRSSKDCVIEVSDDGVGLPSDFDFNTSSNLGLQIVRTLTENELKGSIELKSTQNSTVAKLTFPL, from the coding sequence ATGGCTCGCCTGGAAGATCTTGTTCACGGCAGATCACCGCTTACCGGCCAACATATTCATCGAATTCAAGAACTTGTTGCAGATTGGCAACTATTAGCCGATTTATCTTTTGCGGATTTAGTTCTCTGGGTTCCGCTGCGTAAAGATTTCAAAAGCTGGCCAACTGGATACGTTGCAGTCGCTCACATCCGTCCAACAACTGCGGCAACTATTTTTTCTCACGATGTAATAGGCGATGAAATCGAGTGGGGATCGAAACCACTGATTGACCAAGCTCTTTCACATGGTGAAATTATTAGAGATTCAGAGCCAGAATTAGATGGCGAAATAATGATAAAAGTTGAAACAGTGCCAGTGATATTTGAATCTCAAGTAATCGCTGTTATTTCTCGACATAGAAGTGCAGAGTCAATGCGAACTCCAAGCCGCCTTGAACTCAATTACCGAGAAATTGCACACAAGTTATATGCCATGGTTTGCGAGGCAACGTTCCCATATCCAGGTGCTCATGAATACCTAGATCCCGCACCACGTGTTGGAGATGGATTAATTAGATTAGATGTCAACGGAGTTACTTCTTTTGCAAGCCCGAATGCACGTTCTGCATATAACAGACTTGGATGGGATAACGATCTTGAGGGCTTTAACCTCGGGGAAATCAGTGAAAAACTAAATAAGAATAATCATGATGCTGATGATCACGGATTACGAAGTCGTCTCAGCGGTAAGAATTTACAACGTGCTGAGTGTGAAAATGATGGGGGAACAATTGATTTAATTGTGCTGCCACTCTTGGCAAAGGGAGATCGCATCGGAGCGATTGTTTTGATTCAAAATGTCACCGAATTGCGCCGCCGCGAACGTGTAATTGTGACTAAGGATGTAACAATTAAAGAGATCCATCATCGAGTAAAAAACAATCTACAGACAGTATCTGCGCTACTGCGATTACAAGCACGACGCATTGAAGATCCCAGCGCCAGTGCAGCCCTTGATGAAGCAGTACGTCGCATTGCATCTATTGCCTTGGTTCACGAAACGCTTTCAACTAGCTCAGAGGCAAGTGTTGCCTTTGATCAAGTATTAGATTCACTTATTACCCATGCCTTAGATTTAAGCCCCCGAATGAGTGAGTTAAAAATTACTCGTACCGGAGAAATTTCATCCCTTGATCCCCGTATTGCAACACCGCTTGCCTTAGTAATCACAGAGTTAATTCATAATGCACTCGAGCATGGTTTGGCTACAAAAGGCTCTGGGTTACACATAACCATCAACCGATCAAGCAAAGATTGCGTTATTGAGGTTTCAGATGATGGCGTTGGCTTGCCTAGCGATTTTGACTTTAATACATCATCTAATTTAGGACTTCAGATTGTAAGAACCCTGACAGAAAATGAGTTAAAGGGTTCTATCGAGTTAAAATCAACACAAAATTCAACTGTTGCAAAACTTACTTTTCCGCTTTAA
- a CDS encoding WhiB family transcriptional regulator, whose translation MDWRHQSACRDEDPELFFPVGNTGPAITQIEEAKKVCNRCIVKEPCLAWALESGQDAGVWGGLSEDERRALKRRAARNRARLQEQNQINNPA comes from the coding sequence ATGGATTGGCGTCATCAATCTGCTTGTCGAGATGAGGATCCAGAGCTCTTCTTTCCTGTTGGAAACACTGGACCAGCAATTACGCAAATTGAAGAAGCAAAAAAAGTTTGTAACCGCTGCATTGTTAAAGAACCTTGCTTGGCTTGGGCGCTAGAAAGTGGTCAAGATGCTGGCGTGTGGGGCGGACTCTCAGAAGATGAACGTCGTGCACTCAAGCGCCGTGCTGCTAGAAATCGCGCCCGTCTGCAAGAGCAGAATCAAATAAATAATCCTGCTTAA
- the msrA gene encoding peptide-methionine (S)-S-oxide reductase MsrA, with the protein MSAQIAYFATGCFWGAEKRFWNLDGVIQTSVGYMGGTIANPSYELVCTGRTGHTEAVKVSFDPSKISYSRLLKEFWEMHDPTSMDRQGNDIGSQYRSAIFTTSDEQRDEVQKSLSIYQSALDANSIGKIVTQVLPASEHEYFEAEGYHQRYLEKNPNGYDCHSSTGVNFPETAVNA; encoded by the coding sequence ATGAGCGCACAGATCGCATATTTTGCAACTGGATGTTTTTGGGGTGCCGAAAAACGATTCTGGAATTTAGATGGAGTTATCCAAACAAGCGTTGGTTACATGGGCGGAACGATTGCCAATCCATCGTATGAATTAGTCTGCACAGGCAGAACTGGACATACAGAGGCGGTCAAAGTTTCATTTGATCCGAGCAAGATTTCTTATTCACGGTTATTAAAAGAATTCTGGGAGATGCATGATCCAACCTCGATGGATCGGCAAGGAAATGACATAGGTTCGCAATACAGAAGTGCGATTTTTACGACATCAGATGAACAAAGAGATGAAGTCCAAAAATCTCTAAGTATTTATCAGAGCGCACTGGATGCGAACTCCATTGGCAAAATTGTTACTCAAGTTTTGCCAGCGAGTGAGCACGAGTATTTTGAAGCTGAGGGGTATCACCAGCGCTATCTAGAGAAGAACCCAAATGGGTATGACTGCCACTCAAGCACAGGTGTGAATTTTCCAGAGACTGCCGTGAATGCATGA
- the msrB gene encoding peptide-methionine (R)-S-oxide reductase MsrB, producing MSKKIEIDEAALKAQLDPLSYEVLRKGATERPFIGEYTDTETMGVYKCKACQSELFRSETKFHSGCGWPSFYAPTENDAVTLIEDRSLAPRVRTEVRCAACDSHLGHVFEGEGFDTPTDQRWCINSVSLILESK from the coding sequence ATGAGTAAGAAAATTGAAATTGATGAGGCTGCACTTAAAGCACAGTTAGACCCACTTTCATATGAAGTACTGCGAAAGGGTGCAACTGAACGACCATTTATAGGCGAGTACACCGATACCGAAACTATGGGTGTTTATAAGTGCAAGGCGTGCCAATCTGAATTATTTAGAAGTGAAACAAAGTTTCATTCAGGATGCGGGTGGCCGAGTTTTTATGCACCAACTGAAAATGATGCGGTCACACTTATTGAAGATCGCTCCCTTGCCCCTCGCGTCAGAACTGAAGTGCGATGCGCCGCTTGCGACTCACATCTTGGACATGTTTTTGAAGGCGAAGGTTTTGATACACCGACAGATCAACGTTGGTGTATTAACTCTGTTTCACTCATTCTTGAATCAAAGTAA
- a CDS encoding phytoene desaturase family protein, whose product MKYDVIVMGAGHNGLVAAAYLAKAGKSVLMLEAAQEIGGATASVRAFTEYDALLSRYSYLVALLPDQIVKDLGLNFKTISREVSSFTPYKKDGRDLGLHISRVWDKQTEESFIELTGSSDEGIAWQKFYSEVEKFAQKMAPTFLEPLRTRSQMKALIAQDKTWEYLVEKPMAQIIGSTFKDDLVQGVVLTDALIGTFVSANSIQANICFLYHLMGNGTGEWKVPHGGMVALVNELERVVRSHGVDIKTNSEITKISTDAHGVTVQTVMGESFTAEYLLSNAAPAHLDRLRGKNSESSLSGSQLKINMLLRKLPRLKSGADPARAFSGTFHINESYSELEDAYVTAKNGEIPKHAPSEMYCHTLTDPSILSEELAHKGFHTLTLFGLHTPAELFEKDPEAAKKVAAQRCLDALNSYLLDPIESVLALNSDGSMCIEIKSPLDLEKDVRLPGGNIFHRDLTFPFKEEESSQIWGVETDDPRILICGAGAQRGGGVSGIPGHNAAMAVLAKG is encoded by the coding sequence ATGAAATATGACGTCATTGTCATGGGCGCAGGTCACAATGGTTTAGTAGCCGCGGCCTACCTGGCAAAGGCCGGCAAAAGTGTTCTCATGCTAGAAGCTGCCCAAGAAATTGGTGGAGCAACGGCAAGTGTTCGAGCATTTACAGAATATGACGCACTACTTTCTCGCTATTCATATCTAGTAGCACTTTTGCCAGATCAAATTGTTAAAGATTTAGGTTTGAACTTTAAAACTATTTCACGAGAAGTTTCCTCTTTTACGCCTTACAAAAAAGATGGCAGAGATCTAGGTTTACATATTTCTAGAGTGTGGGATAAGCAAACCGAAGAGTCATTTATCGAACTCACTGGTTCTTCAGATGAAGGTATTGCATGGCAGAAGTTCTATTCTGAGGTAGAAAAGTTCGCACAAAAAATGGCACCAACTTTTCTAGAACCACTGCGCACCAGAAGTCAGATGAAAGCATTGATTGCCCAAGATAAAACGTGGGAATATCTGGTTGAAAAGCCAATGGCGCAGATTATTGGCTCCACTTTTAAAGATGATCTAGTTCAAGGCGTCGTGTTAACAGATGCACTGATTGGAACATTTGTTTCGGCTAATTCGATCCAGGCAAATATTTGTTTTTTGTATCACCTCATGGGAAATGGCACAGGGGAGTGGAAAGTTCCACATGGAGGAATGGTTGCACTCGTCAACGAATTAGAGCGAGTTGTTCGATCCCATGGTGTTGACATCAAGACAAATTCTGAAATAACAAAGATTTCAACAGATGCGCATGGAGTCACGGTGCAGACGGTGATGGGGGAGAGTTTTACAGCCGAATATCTCTTGAGTAATGCTGCGCCAGCACACTTAGATCGCCTTCGTGGAAAGAACAGTGAAAGCTCGCTATCTGGATCACAGCTAAAAATTAATATGTTGCTTCGAAAATTGCCGCGCTTAAAATCCGGGGCAGACCCAGCGAGAGCTTTTTCAGGAACTTTTCATATTAACGAGAGTTATTCAGAGTTAGAAGATGCCTATGTCACTGCTAAAAATGGTGAGATACCGAAGCATGCTCCATCAGAAATGTATTGTCACACTCTTACTGATCCAAGTATTTTAAGCGAAGAATTAGCGCACAAGGGTTTTCATACTCTTACTCTCTTTGGTTTACACACCCCTGCAGAGTTGTTTGAAAAAGATCCTGAAGCGGCTAAAAAAGTTGCAGCCCAGCGCTGCCTGGATGCGCTTAATTCATATTTGCTCGATCCAATCGAAAGTGTGCTTGCTCTTAATAGTGATGGATCAATGTGCATTGAAATTAAGAGTCCATTAGACCTTGAAAAAGATGTGCGCTTACCTGGAGGCAATATTTTTCATCGAGATTTAACTTTTCCATTCAAAGAAGAGGAGAGCTCTCAAATCTGGGGTGTGGAAACTGATGATCCACGAATCCTTATCTGCGGAGCAGGTGCGCAACGCGGAGGCGGAGTCAGCGGAATACCTGGACATAATGCTGCCATGGCAGTGCTTGCAAAGGGTTAG
- a CDS encoding trans-sulfuration enzyme family protein produces the protein MSDPKLSPETIAISAGRPAVKKDGSLNPDISLSSTYHAGGTVGYGRSGNETWSALESAISELEGGQTLAFASGNAAISAVFALLPIGAPVVASDQGYSGTMAMLTSFQESGRLEVRFVDIANTDAVIAAMSGAAFLWLESPTNPGLEVADMPTLIVAARNLSVGVGVDNTFATPLIQNPLQMGADIVMHSVTKYFAGHSDVLMGSLSTKIPELHSRLQEIRKIHGGVPGPYEAWLALRGLRTFPLRFECAQRNALELAKRLSKHPAISRVRYPGLPEDSQHARAKSFMRGFGAVVSFEVKDGPEKADRICESSELITHATSLGGIESLWERRRRWPAESKLTPENLIRLSVGCENVEDLWRDIEQAFTNS, from the coding sequence ATGAGCGATCCCAAGTTAAGTCCAGAGACGATAGCGATTTCAGCTGGACGTCCTGCAGTTAAAAAAGATGGATCACTTAATCCAGATATTTCTTTGAGTTCTACATATCACGCCGGCGGAACTGTTGGTTATGGTCGCTCAGGAAATGAAACGTGGAGCGCTCTTGAAAGTGCGATTAGCGAATTAGAAGGCGGACAGACCCTTGCATTCGCATCGGGTAATGCTGCAATTAGCGCTGTCTTTGCATTGCTACCAATTGGTGCACCAGTTGTGGCATCTGATCAGGGATATAGCGGAACAATGGCGATGCTTACATCTTTTCAAGAAAGCGGTCGCTTAGAAGTTCGATTTGTAGATATCGCTAATACTGATGCAGTTATTGCTGCAATGAGTGGGGCTGCATTTCTCTGGCTTGAATCACCAACTAATCCAGGACTAGAAGTTGCCGATATGCCAACTCTGATAGTTGCAGCGCGTAATTTAAGTGTTGGAGTTGGTGTTGATAACACTTTTGCAACTCCACTGATTCAAAATCCATTGCAAATGGGCGCAGACATCGTTATGCACTCTGTAACAAAGTATTTTGCTGGCCACAGTGATGTGCTTATGGGATCGCTTTCAACAAAGATCCCAGAACTGCACTCACGTCTTCAAGAAATACGAAAAATTCATGGTGGCGTTCCAGGCCCGTATGAGGCATGGCTTGCACTTCGCGGACTGCGCACATTCCCATTGCGCTTTGAATGCGCCCAGCGCAACGCCCTTGAATTGGCAAAGCGCTTAAGTAAGCACCCAGCTATTTCCAGAGTTCGATACCCCGGCTTACCCGAAGATTCACAGCACGCGCGAGCTAAGAGTTTCATGCGCGGTTTTGGTGCGGTCGTTTCATTTGAAGTTAAGGATGGCCCTGAAAAAGCAGATCGAATCTGTGAAAGTTCAGAGTTAATAACCCATGCAACAAGCTTGGGCGGGATCGAAAGTTTGTGGGAACGCCGCAGACGTTGGCCAGCCGAGAGCAAGCTGACCCCTGAAAACCTTATTCGCTTATCTGTTGGCTGTGAAAATGTTGAGGATTTGTGGCGAGATATTGAGCAGGCGTTTACCAACTCGTAA
- a CDS encoding TerC family protein yields the protein MESTTVWVTTIGILSLVIAFDLMMAILRRNKETTITESAIWTVIYVSAAIAFGILMPNWVDSPTARPEFFAGWLTEYALSVDNIFVFVIILSRLKIDSKKQQLVLLLGIIIALVLRGGFIAAGAAIISRFQSVFFLFGAFLIFTAIQLVRESGHDEEIKESKVETYLKSKGASTFTIALISLGVTDLVFALDSIPAIFGITRDPYIVATANIFALMGLRQLYFLLQGLIARLVYLSLGLSAILGFIGVKMIFEALHSVGVHDVAGIEIPHVPLAVSLGFIVTALTITTVASLTATRKDGSEIV from the coding sequence TTGGAATCTACAACCGTTTGGGTGACAACAATAGGAATCCTTTCACTCGTCATAGCCTTTGACTTGATGATGGCAATTTTGCGCCGCAACAAAGAGACCACAATTACTGAGTCTGCGATCTGGACTGTGATTTATGTCAGCGCCGCAATTGCCTTTGGAATTCTGATGCCAAACTGGGTTGATTCACCTACGGCCCGCCCTGAATTCTTTGCAGGCTGGCTCACTGAATATGCACTCTCTGTAGATAACATCTTTGTCTTTGTAATTATTCTTTCACGTCTAAAGATTGATTCTAAGAAGCAGCAACTAGTACTTCTTCTAGGAATCATCATTGCTTTAGTGTTACGCGGTGGATTTATCGCAGCAGGTGCTGCAATTATTTCTCGCTTCCAAAGTGTGTTTTTCCTCTTCGGAGCTTTCCTTATCTTCACAGCGATTCAGCTCGTGCGCGAAAGTGGTCATGACGAAGAGATAAAAGAGAGCAAAGTCGAAACATACCTAAAGAGCAAAGGTGCGAGTACATTTACCATCGCACTTATTTCCTTAGGTGTGACCGATCTTGTATTCGCACTCGACTCAATCCCTGCAATCTTTGGTATCACTCGAGATCCATACATTGTTGCGACAGCAAATATTTTTGCTCTGATGGGTCTTCGTCAGCTCTACTTCTTGCTCCAAGGACTGATCGCGCGCTTGGTTTATCTATCCTTGGGCTTATCTGCAATTCTCGGATTTATTGGCGTAAAGATGATCTTCGAAGCACTCCATTCAGTGGGAGTACATGATGTTGCAGGAATTGAGATTCCTCACGTTCCACTGGCTGTGAGCTTAGGATTTATTGTTACCGCATTAACAATTACGACAGTTGCCAGCCTTACAGCAACTCGTAAAGATGGAAGCGAAATAGTTTAA
- a CDS encoding response regulator transcription factor, with protein MAPQIMVVDDEAGVRELVCDALRIAGFETLQASDGMSALTALRTAKPDLLIIDINMPLMDGFDLVERLRSQNDLTPVLMLSARSDRADITRGLSLGADDYVTKPFGLEELLLRVKAILRRTSKVSATATTLSCGPITLNEEIHQVTFNADVVELSPTEFRLLAILLENKGRVLSKSVLLDDVWGITFESETSVVDTYISYLRKKLHRDGFDGIKTIRGVGFQILEPK; from the coding sequence ATGGCTCCCCAAATTATGGTCGTAGACGATGAAGCAGGTGTTCGCGAATTAGTGTGCGATGCCTTACGCATTGCAGGATTTGAGACCCTACAAGCAAGTGATGGCATGTCAGCTCTCACTGCACTACGAACCGCTAAGCCGGACTTGCTGATTATCGATATCAATATGCCATTGATGGATGGTTTTGATTTAGTCGAGCGCTTGCGCTCTCAAAATGATTTAACTCCCGTGCTTATGCTTTCGGCCAGAAGTGATCGAGCAGACATCACACGCGGTTTGTCCTTGGGCGCCGATGATTATGTAACAAAACCTTTTGGACTAGAAGAGTTATTACTTCGCGTCAAAGCAATTCTGCGCAGAACTTCAAAGGTATCTGCAACAGCTACAACACTTTCATGCGGTCCAATCACGCTCAATGAAGAGATTCATCAAGTAACATTTAATGCAGACGTTGTTGAACTTTCGCCAACAGAGTTTCGATTACTGGCCATTTTGCTCGAGAACAAAGGTCGCGTTCTATCTAAATCGGTCCTCTTAGATGATGTATGGGGCATAACTTTTGAATCTGAAACCAGCGTTGTCGATACCTACATCTCATATTTGCGCAAGAAACTACATCGCGATGGATTCGATGGCATTAAGACAATCCGAGGAGTTGGATTTCAAATATTGGAACCAAAGTAG
- a CDS encoding sensor histidine kinase, which translates to MNQRFRVAFFSLLITTLVSLGIGGFALQDSHNAAIRQVDSRLNFVIQTALQNQSDLLNAALFALDAGRIDASIVLVTPRGEPISLTEASQRFDVDTSIKNITSSVIRAISINSKNPYRMRSIPLPEEEFLVVAISTADLESDWRENIARLLVFLFFANSLAIALSFLLLRNNSRKLEQQSLLRMQRFLSDAAHELRTPLTVIKGYSELLGAHKIETKQDQEKAFARVDHEVKRMESLINDLLLSAELNEATHLDFESYDISSELRTHLRDFEILSPDRTIENFIEPGLQIKASGDHIDRMIQNIFSNIRRHTPSIAPVSVQLKSKGKEVQLRIEDGGPGLPDDAYNKASYEFERFDRSRSRDSGGSGLGLSIIAAIVKEHSGSISLSKSALGGLAIYIQLPIK; encoded by the coding sequence ATGAATCAAAGATTCCGGGTTGCCTTTTTTTCTCTCCTCATCACGACATTGGTATCCCTTGGAATCGGTGGATTTGCTCTGCAAGATTCCCATAATGCTGCAATTCGCCAAGTTGATTCACGACTAAATTTTGTCATTCAAACGGCACTGCAAAATCAAAGTGATTTATTAAACGCTGCTTTGTTCGCACTCGATGCCGGAAGAATTGACGCATCGATTGTTCTTGTGACTCCACGGGGTGAACCGATTTCATTAACTGAGGCGTCACAGCGATTTGATGTGGATACATCGATTAAAAACATTACATCTTCGGTCATTCGAGCTATTTCTATTAACTCTAAAAATCCTTATCGAATGCGTTCGATCCCTCTTCCAGAAGAAGAATTCCTAGTTGTTGCCATTTCAACTGCGGACTTGGAAAGTGATTGGCGCGAAAATATCGCTCGACTCTTAGTATTCCTCTTCTTTGCCAATTCACTTGCGATCGCTCTTTCTTTCTTACTCTTGCGTAACAATTCTCGAAAGCTTGAGCAACAATCATTACTTCGCATGCAAAGATTTCTCAGTGACGCGGCCCATGAGTTAAGAACTCCGCTGACTGTCATAAAAGGGTATTCAGAGTTACTAGGTGCGCACAAAATTGAGACAAAGCAAGATCAAGAAAAGGCATTTGCCCGAGTAGATCACGAAGTAAAGCGAATGGAATCGCTCATAAACGACTTGCTGCTCAGTGCAGAACTCAATGAAGCAACCCACCTTGATTTCGAGTCATATGACATTTCTTCAGAACTTCGCACTCACCTTCGCGACTTTGAAATACTTTCACCAGATCGCACGATCGAAAATTTCATAGAACCGGGGCTCCAGATTAAAGCTTCTGGAGATCATATAGATCGCATGATTCAAAACATTTTTTCAAATATAAGACGCCATACTCCATCGATTGCACCAGTTAGCGTGCAACTCAAAAGCAAGGGTAAAGAAGTCCAGTTACGTATTGAAGATGGAGGTCCGGGTCTACCCGATGATGCTTATAACAAAGCAAGTTATGAGTTTGAGCGTTTTGATCGCTCTCGTTCACGCGATTCCGGTGGCAGTGGACTTGGGTTAAGCATCATTGCTGCAATTGTTAAGGAACACTCAGGAAGCATTTCTTTATCGAAAAGCGCTCTCGGTGGACTCGCAATTTACATACAACTACCAATTAAATAA
- a CDS encoding class I SAM-dependent methyltransferase: MSLELAFAKATELISDQNNFVRAVLSGRRRNMQTEYERIDIRPVQLKDGLRLQLILSEEKQDTTKNIGIDADKILELLNSGYANVLVEFTTGSYSLRITKKGEALIHEAKGVFERSVSHDRTKERLLDASDPFLIEVGISDHKGSIKPSMQDKYRQVEEFLRILEPALPEKKEKLSIVDLGCGHAYLTFATHQYLRKSGIDAHVIGIDVRENSRDRNNAIAKKLGITDSIEFRAEEISETKIESADIAIALHACDTATDDAIAWGVQHGVQLLLIAPCCHHDLQVQIQDIPEPWPMLTRHGIMRERLGDLLTDSFRTQILKLLGYRVDAIEFVGGEHTPRNLMIRATKTGAKPEPVDIARYKEMLAQWNVNPALAQRLAKELGAI, from the coding sequence ATGTCGCTCGAGCTCGCATTCGCTAAAGCCACAGAATTAATTAGCGATCAGAATAATTTTGTTCGTGCAGTGCTCTCAGGGCGTCGCAGAAATATGCAGACAGAGTACGAACGTATCGATATTCGCCCAGTTCAACTTAAAGACGGCTTGAGATTACAACTTATCTTGAGCGAGGAAAAGCAAGATACAACTAAAAACATTGGCATCGATGCTGACAAGATCCTTGAATTACTCAATAGTGGCTATGCAAATGTCTTAGTTGAATTCACAACAGGTTCTTATTCATTGCGAATCACCAAAAAAGGAGAAGCTCTGATTCATGAAGCCAAAGGAGTCTTTGAACGCTCTGTAAGCCATGACAGAACAAAAGAGAGATTGCTAGATGCCAGTGATCCGTTCTTAATCGAAGTGGGAATATCTGATCACAAAGGATCTATAAAGCCCTCGATGCAAGATAAGTATCGTCAGGTTGAAGAGTTTCTAAGAATTCTTGAACCGGCTTTACCTGAGAAAAAAGAGAAACTTTCTATTGTTGACCTCGGTTGTGGTCATGCGTATTTAACCTTTGCAACGCATCAGTACTTACGCAAGTCAGGCATTGATGCGCACGTCATAGGTATTGATGTTCGCGAGAATTCGCGAGATAGAAACAACGCAATTGCAAAAAAACTAGGAATAACGGATTCCATAGAATTTCGCGCTGAAGAGATTTCTGAGACGAAAATTGAATCTGCAGATATTGCAATCGCGTTACATGCCTGCGACACCGCCACAGATGATGCAATTGCATGGGGCGTCCAGCATGGCGTGCAGCTTCTATTAATTGCACCGTGTTGTCATCACGATTTACAGGTACAGATACAAGATATCCCTGAGCCATGGCCAATGCTTACTCGCCATGGAATTATGCGAGAGCGCCTTGGAGATTTACTTACTGATTCATTTCGAACTCAGATTTTAAAGTTACTTGGATATCGAGTAGATGCTATTGAATTTGTTGGGGGAGAGCACACGCCTAGAAACCTAATGATCCGCGCTACAAAAACTGGCGCAAAACCAGAGCCCGTAGATATTGCTAGATATAAAGAAATGCTTGCGCAGTGGAATGTGAACCCCGCCCTTGCACAGCGCCTCGCAAAAGAATTAGGCGCAATCTAG
- the argG gene encoding argininosuccinate synthase encodes MSKVLASLPVGEKVGIAFSGGLDTSVAVAWMREKGAIPCTYTADLGQYDEPDIDSVPDRAKQYGAEISRLVDCKEALVEEGFAAIACGAFHIRSGGKQYFNTTPLGRAVTGTLLVRAMLQDGVDIWGDGSTYKGNDIERFYRYGLLANPNLRIYKPWLDADFVQELGGRKEMSEWLVEHKLPYRDSIEKAYSTDANILGATHEAKTLENLDVSLETVEPIMGVRYWNPKVEIKSEDVVIEFVQGRPHSINGKTFKSSVDLIHEANTVGGRHGLGMSDQIENRIIEAKSRGIYEAPGMALLFIAYERLITAIHNEDTIANYHAEGRRLGRLLYEGRWIDPQALMMRESLQRWVASAVTGKVTLRLRRGDDFSIINTEGPGFSYHPEKLSMERTENAAFGPTDRIGQLTMRNLDIEDTREKLELYRNQGQLGGGHFKLISEIESGDK; translated from the coding sequence ATGTCCAAAGTCCTCGCATCATTGCCAGTTGGTGAAAAAGTTGGCATTGCATTCTCTGGTGGTTTAGATACATCAGTTGCTGTTGCTTGGATGCGCGAAAAGGGTGCCATACCTTGCACATACACCGCAGATCTTGGTCAATATGACGAACCAGATATCGACAGTGTTCCTGATCGTGCTAAACAATATGGCGCAGAAATTTCTCGACTAGTTGATTGCAAAGAAGCACTTGTTGAAGAAGGTTTTGCAGCCATTGCATGCGGCGCCTTTCATATTCGCTCCGGTGGAAAACAATATTTCAATACCACTCCGCTTGGCCGCGCAGTTACGGGAACATTACTTGTGCGCGCAATGCTTCAAGATGGCGTGGATATTTGGGGCGATGGGTCAACATATAAAGGCAATGACATTGAGCGCTTTTATCGCTATGGATTACTTGCTAATCCAAATCTAAGAATTTATAAGCCATGGTTGGACGCAGACTTCGTGCAAGAACTCGGCGGACGCAAGGAAATGTCAGAGTGGTTAGTTGAGCACAAACTTCCCTATCGCGACAGTATTGAAAAAGCGTATTCAACCGATGCCAATATTTTAGGTGCAACTCACGAAGCCAAAACTTTAGAAAACCTTGATGTATCCCTAGAAACAGTAGAACCAATCATGGGTGTTCGTTATTGGAATCCAAAAGTTGAAATCAAGAGCGAAGATGTAGTCATTGAATTCGTACAAGGTCGACCACATTCAATTAATGGAAAAACCTTTAAATCATCCGTTGATCTAATTCATGAAGCCAACACCGTTGGTGGTCGTCACGGCCTTGGCATGAGCGATCAAATTGAAAATAGAATAATTGAGGCAAAGAGTCGCGGAATTTATGAGGCTCCAGGAATGGCGCTTCTATTTATTGCATACGAGCGTTTGATTACAGCCATTCATAATGAAGACACCATTGCGAACTATCACGCAGAAGGTCGCAGACTAGGACGCCTACTTTATGAAGGTCGCTGGATAGATCCACAAGCGTTGATGATGCGTGAATCCTTACAACGCTGGGTTGCATCTGCTGTGACTGGAAAAGTTACATTGCGACTTCGTCGTGGAGATGATTTTTCAATCATTAATACAGAAGGTCCTGGCTTTAGTTATCACCCAGAAAAGCTTTCAATGGAGCGCACAGAAAATGCAGCTTTTGGTCCAACAGATCGAATAGGGCAATTAACTATGCGCAATTTAGATATCGAAGATACTCGCGAGAAACTTGAGCTCTATCGCAACCAAGGACAACTAGGTGGCGGTCACTTTAAGTTAATTAGCGAAATCGAATCTGGCGATAAGTAA